Part of the Bradyrhizobium sp. SZCCHNS1050 genome, CGATTCATCCTGTTCGACGAGCCGGCGGCGGGTCTGTCGCCGACCGAGCGGCGCGAGCTGGTCGAGATCCTGACGTCGCTGCCGCCGCACATCGGTTACATCATCATCGAGCACGACATGGACGTGGCGCTGCGCGTCGTCGAGAGCGTGACGATGATGCACAACGGCCGCATCTTCAAGGAAGGCGCACCGCAGGAGATCGAATCCGATCCGGAGGTGCAGGAGCTCTATCTCGGAGGCGGCCATGAATGACGTCCGCCGCTCCGCGCCTGCGCTCGAGGTCCGCGGCCTCGACGTGTACTACGGCCATTCGCATGCGCTGCAGGGCGTCGATCTCCGGCTCGACAGCGGCGTCTTCTCGCTGGTCGGCCGCAACGGCATGGGCAAGACGACGCTGTGCAAGGCCATCATGGGCCTGCTGCGGCCGTCCGCCGGCACGGTGCGTCTGCGCGGCAATGATATCACCGGGCTCAATCCGGCGCGCATCGCGCGGCTCGGCGTCGGCTATGTGCCGCAGGGGCGGCGTCTGTGGCGCTCGCTCAGCGTCGACGAGCATCTGCGACTCGCCGCCGGCCTGCGCCGCGGCGCCTGGACCGTCGAGCGCGTCTACGAAACATTTCCGCGGCTCGCCGAGCGCCGCAACAATGGCGGCGGCCAGTTGTCGGGCGGCGAGCAGCAGATGCTGGCGATCTCGCGCGCGCTGCTGACCAATCCGCAGCTCCTGATCATGGATGAGCCGACAGAGGGCTTGGCGCCGGTCATCGTCGCCCAGGTCGAGGAGATGCTGATCCGGCTCAGCCAGGACGGCGACATGGCGGTGCTCGTGATCGAGCAGAACATCGGCGTTGCGACCGCGATCTCGTCCCGCGTCGCGATCATGGTCAATGGCCGCATCAACCGTATCATCGACTCGGCCCGGCTCGCCGCCGACCGCGAACTGCAGCAGCGCCTGCTCGGTGTCGGCCAGCATGCCGGCGACGAGACCGATCTCGGGACGGGCGAAGTTCAGGAGAGGCCCGCCGCACGTGCGGCGGTGTCAACGACGCCGAAAGCTGCGCCCGTCAAGGTTTACGTCTCTAATCCCGTGCTGCCGACGCGCTGGTCGCAGCCGGTGCCGATCGCGCAGATCGAGGCCAAGGCGCGCACGCTCTCCACCAGCGTCAGCCGACTTGACGAGGCCGCGCGCCAGGGCCGCGAGCGCGCCGCGCCGATCACGTCAGGTCCGCCCGCGGTGATCGTCGCCGGCACGCTCGACACCAAGGGTGACGAACTGCGCTTCATCCGCGATCTCGTCGCGAGCCACGGGCTGCGCACCCGGCTGGTCGACCTCTCCACCAGCGGACGCCATACGAGCTGCGACGTCTCGGCCCAGGAGATCGCGCTCAATCATCCGCGCGGCGGTCCCGCCGTGTTCGGTGCCGACCGCGGCGCATCCGTCACCGCGATGGCGGAGGCGTTCGGGCGCTGGCTGCGCCGGCAGGACAATGTCGCAGGTATCATCTCGGCGGGCGGCTCCGGCGGAACGTCGCTGGTCGCGCCGGGCATGCGCGAGCTCCCCGTCGGCGTGCCCAAGCTGATCATCTCCTCTGTCGCATCCGGCGACGTCGGCGCCTATGTCGGGCCGGCCGACATCGCGATGATGTACTCGGTCACCGACGTCCAAGGACTCAATTCGATTTCGCGCGCGGTGCTGAGCAATGGCGCGCATGCGCTTGCCGGCATGGTGATGGCCCGCCAGCGGAAGCCCGCTATCGCTGACAGCACCCGACCGCAACGTCCCGCGATCGGCATCACCATGTTCGGCGTGACCACGCCGGCGGTGCAGAAGCTCACGGCCGAGCTGCGCGACGACTACGAGTGCCTCGTCTTCCACGCCACCGGCGTCGGCGGCCGCTCGATGGAGAAGCTGGTCGATTCCGGCATGCTCGCCGGCGTGATCGATCTCACCACGACCGAGGTCTGCGACCTGCTGATGGGCGGTGTGTTTCCGGCAACCGAGGATCGCTTCGGCGCGATCATCCGCAGCCGCGTGCCCTATGTCGGCTCGGTCGGCGCGCTCGACATGGTGAATTTCGGCGCGCCCGAGACCATTCCCGAGCGCTACCGCGGCCGCAAATTCCACGTGCACAATCCGCAGGTCACGCTGATGCGGACGACGGCCGCGGAGAACGCGCAGATGGGGCGCTGGATCGGCGAGCGGCTCAATCGCATGGATGGATCGGTCCGGTTTCTCCTGCCGGAAAAGGGCGTCTCCGCGCTCGATGCGCCCGGGCAGCCGTTCTTCGATCGCGAGGCGGATGAGGCGCTGTTCCGCAGTCTCGAGCAGACCGTACGGCAGACCTCGAGCCGGCGCCTGATCCGCGTGCCGCATCACATCAACGACAATGAGTTCGCAGCAGTGGTCGTCGGCGCCATCCGGCCGATGCTTGGGCGGCTGCCGGCGCGGCGCAGACAGGCGAGGTGATGGTCATGCCGAGATATGAGCGCGCACCGCTGCTGAAGAAGTTTCGCGACATGGTGCGCCGTGGCGTGCCGATCATCGGCGGCGGCGCCGGCACCGGCCTGTCGGCCAAATGCGAGGAGGCCGGCGGCATCGACCTGATCGTGATCTACAATTCCGGCCGTTATCGCATGGCCGGCCGCGGCTCGCTCGCCGGACTGATGGCCTATGGCGACGCCAATGCCATCGTGGTCGAGATGGCCAGCGAGGTGCTGCCGGTGGTGAAGTCGACCCCGGTGCTCGCGGGCGTCAACGGCACCGACCCGTTCCGCGACATGGATGTGTTCCTCGATGAGCTGAAGGCGCTCGGCTTCTCCGGTGTGCAGAACTTCCCGACCGTCGGCCTGATCGACGGCACTTTCCGCGCCAATCTCGAGGAGACGGGCATTTCCTACGCGCTGGAGATCGACATGATCGGGCGCGCGCATGACAAGGACCTGCTGACGACGCCTTACGTCTTCAATGAAGCCCAGGCCGCGGGCATGGCGATCGCGGGTGCGGACATCATCGTCTGCCATCTCGGTCTGACAACCGGCGGCTCGATCGGCGCGCAGACCGCGCCCAAGCTCGAAGACTGTCCCGGCCTGATCGACAGCTGGGCCTCGGCCGCGCTCAGTGTCAACCCCGAGATTCTAGTTCTGGCGCATGGCGGCCCGATCGCGGAGCCGTCCGACGCCGACTTCATCATGAAGCACACCAAGAACTGCCATGGCTTCTACGGCGCCTCCTCGATGGAGCGGCTGCCGGTGGAGCGCGCACTGACGGAGCAGGTACGACATTTCAAGGCAATCAGCGCGCGGCCACGCCGCGTCTGAGGCGACAACACGAGATCCGGCAGCAGCGGCGCTGAGGCGCCGCATTCGCCGGACGAGAGACTGAGGGAGAAATGAGATGTCCGGGGCTCTGATCGGTGAGCTGATTCTTTGGCTGATCATTGCGATCATCGTCATCGTGGTCGCGGTCTACATCGTCAACTGGCTGTATCACCGCTCCTCGAAGGAGGTGTCCTTCGTCCGCACGGGCTTCCTCGGGGAGCGCGTCGTGATCAATGGCGGCGCCTTCGTGCTGCCCTTCATTCACGACTATACGCCGGTGAACATGAACGTGCTGCCGATGGGTATCACGCGCGCGCGGCAGGACGCCGTCATCACGCGCGACCGCATGCGGGTCGACGTCGAGGCCGACTTCTACGTTCGTGTCCAGCCGACGCGCGAGGCGGTGTCGATCGCGGCGGCGACGCTCGGCCGTCGCACCCTCGAGCCGGAGCGGCTGCATGCGCTGCTGTCCGGCAAGTTCATCTCGGCCATGCGCTCGGTTGCCGCTGAAATGACCATGGAGCAGATGCACGAGCAGCGCGGTGACTACGTGTCCCGTCTCAAGGCGGCCGCGGCCGAGGCGCTGGCCCAGAACGGCCTGGAGCTGGAATCGGTGGCGATCACCGATTTGGACCAGACAGATCTCGAATTTTTCAACCCCTCGAACCGGTTCGATGCCGAGGGCCTGACGCGGCTGATGGAGGACATCGAGAGCAAGCGCAAGCTGCGCAACGATATCGAGCAGGACTCGATGATCAAGATTCGGACCCGCAACCTCGAAGCCGAGCGCGAGGCGCTCGATATCGAGCGCGAGAGCGAGACGGCGCGGCTGGAGCAGGAGCGCGACATCGAGATGCGCCGCGCCCTGCAGCGGACGGAGGTGGCGCGCGAGCGGGCGCTGCGCGAGACCGAGGCCGAGCAGGCACAGATCATGGCGCGCGAGGCGATCGAGAAGGCGCGGATCGCGAACGAACTGACGATTGCCGAGGCCCGAATCGCTGCCGAGCGCGACACGCGGCAGCGCGAGATCGAGCGGACGCGTGCCGTCGAAGAGAGGGAGCTGCTGGCGCGCGAGGACATCGAGAAGGCGCGGATCGCCAACCAGCGCGCGATCGACGCCGCGCGCATCGAATCTGAGCGCGAGGTGCGCCAACGCGATATCGAGCGGACCCGCACCATCGAGGAAGCCGAGATCGCCGCGCGCGAGGCGGTGGAGAAGGCCAGGATTCAGCAGGACCGCGTCGTCTCCGATGCGCGCATCGCCAATGACGAGGAGACACGCCGCCGCGAGATCGAACGCACCCGCGCGATCGAGCAGGCGGAGATCGCCGCGCGCGAGGCGACAGAGAAGGCGCGCATCGCGCAGACCATGATCGTCAATCTGGAGCGCATCAGCTCCGACGAGCGCACCCGCGCCACCGAGATTGCCCAAGTGCGCAACATCCAGGAGGCTGAGATCGAGGCGCAGAAAGCGGTCGAGGCCGCCCGGATCGCGCGCGAGCAGGCATTGTCGGCGGAACGGATCGCCGCCGAGCACGCCACGCGCAGGCTGGAGATTGAGCGCAACCAGGGCATCGAGATCGCCGGCATCGCCGCGCGCGAGGCCACCGAGGCCAGCCGCATCGCCCAGGAGGAACGCGTGCGTGCACTGGAGATCGCGCGCGTCAGGACCATCGAGGAGGCCGATATCGCCTCGCGCGAGGCGATCGAAGCGGCCCGCATCGCCCAGGAGCTGGCTGTAGCAGCCAAGCGGATCCAGTCGGAGAAGGAGACGCGTAGCCTGGAGATCGAGCGCACGGAGGCCGTCGAGGCCGCCGATCTGAAGCGTCGGGAGGCGGTCGAGCGGCGCCGCATCGAGGTCGAGCTGGCGCTGGAGGCCGAGCGCATTGCTTCGTCGCGGACGCGCGAGGTGCTCAACATCGACCACAAGAAGGCGATCGAGCTCGCCGACGAAACCCGCGTCATCGAGCTCGCCGCCAAGCGAGCCGAGCGCATCGATGCGGATCGTCAGGTCAAGGAAGCCGAGATCGTCGCGCGCAGGCAGGTCGAGACCGCCGATGTCTCGCGCGAGCAGGCGCTGGAGGCCGTCCGGTTGGAGCGTCGCCGGGCGATCGAGCAGCTCGAGGTCGCGCGCGTCCAGTCGCTGCAGGAGGCCGAGATCGCGGCCCGTGAGGAGGTCGAACGCGCCCGCATCGCCTCGGATCGTGGTCTCGACGAGGCCCGCATCGGCCGCGAGCGCGAGCTGCGTAAGCTCGAAGTGAACCGCGAGAAGGACGTCGAGACTGCGCTGATGGAGAAGGCCATCGCGCTGTATCAAAAATCGCTGGAGGAATCCGCGGCCAAGGTCGCGGCCGAAGAGGCGCGCTCGCGTGCAACGGAAGCGGCGGAGAAAGTCGTCACGGCGCGCGAGAGCGAGATTGCCCGCCGCCGTAAGACGGTCGAGGTGCTGCTGGCCGAGAAGCAGGCCGAGGAGACGCGGATCGCCGCAGAGGCCGAGCGGGTTCGTGCCGCGGTCGAAGCGGAGGCGCAGAAGCTGCTCAACGAGGCCGAGAACGTCCTGACCGACCAGGCACGCTACTCGCTGTTCCGGCGCAAGCTGCTCGACCGCATCGAGGGCATCGTGCGCGAGAGCGTCAAGCCGATGGAGAAGATCGAGGGCATCCGCATCCTGCAGGTCGACGGCTTGAACGGAAATGGCGGCAACGGCAATGGCGGCCGCAGCGCGACCGACGAGGTGATCGACTCCGCGCTGCGCTACCGCGTCCAGGCGCCGCTGATCGACTCCATTCTCTCCGATATCGGCGTCGAGGGCGGCAGCCTTGCCAAGATGCCGGGCCTGATCCGCGAGGCCAGGGACATGCAGGGAATCCGGAAAGAAACCTCGGCGCGCAAGGAGACAGGCGGCGGCGCCGGATCGGGCGAGGGCAGCCCGTCCGAGCCGCCGACCGATCGCGGTCCGCGCAAGAAGGGTTGATGCGAGATGGCGAGGGTTTACGTCTCCACCGTCGTGAGTGCCCGCAACGATCGGGTGTGGGCGCGCGTCCGCGACTTCAACGGCCTGCCGAACTGGCATCCGGCGATCGCCGAAAGCCGGATCGAGGGCGGCGAGCCCGCCGACAAGATCGGCTGCGTCAGGGATTTCCGGCTTCGCAACGGCGACCGCATTCGCGAGAAGCTGCTCGGCCTGTCGGACTACGACATGTTCTGCACCTACTCGATCCTGGAATCGCCGATGGGCGTATCGAACTACGTCGCGACCCTCAGGCTGACACCGGTCACGGACGGCGACAAGACGTTTCTGGAGTGGACCGCCGAGTTCGACTGCGCGCCGGAGCGCGAGGCTGATCTGGTGGCTTCGATCGGCGGCGGCGTGTTCCAGGGCGGCTTCGATGCGCTCAAGCGCGCGTTTGGGGGCTGACGCCGTGCCGCACGTGGTCAAGAGCACCATCATCGATGCGCCGACCGAGGCCGTGTGGGAGGTGCTGCGCGACTTCAACGGTCATGATCGCTGGCACCCGGCGGTGGCGACCTCTGCGATCGAGCGTTCGCAGACGTCCGACAAGATCGGTTGTGTCAGGCGCTTTCGTCTGAAGGACGGCTCCGAGCTGCGCGAGCAGTTGCTGGCGCTGTCCGATCTCGAGCAGAGCTTCAGCTACTGTCTGCTCGATACGCCGGTCCAGCTGTTCAACTACGTCGCCCATGTCCGGCTGCTGCCGGTCACCGATGGTGATCGCACCTTCTGGCACTGGGAGAGCCGCTTCACGACGCGGCCCGAGCTGGCCGAGGCGCTGTCGCGCATGGTGGCAGAAGACATCTACCAGGCCGGCTTTGAGGCGATCCGATCGCATCTGAAGCAGGCGGCATGAGGACGAGGTGAATCGATGCCAGTCACGGTGAAGACGTTTCAGGCCGCGAGCGAAGCTGCGTCTGCGCTGTCGTCGGACCGCGCGGCGCGCTACCTGGGCGGCGGCACGCTGGTCATGCGCGATCTCAATGAGGGCGACGTCTCGATTGCGACGGTCATCCGCGCCACCGACCGGACCTTGCAGGGCATCGATGCGGCAGGCGCGCGCATCAGGATCGGCGCCGGCGTCACCTTCGCCCGCGTGCTGGCCGAGCGCGATCTCGCCTTCCTGCATCCGGCGGCGCGCTCGATCGGCGGCCCGGCGGTGCGCAACATGGGGACCGTCGGTGGCAATCTGTTCGCTCCGGCGCCGTTCGGCGACTTCACGGTGGCGCTGCTGGCGCTCGACGGCATCGTCTCGCTGCAGGGCAGCTTCGGCGTCAGGGACATGCCGATCGAGGAGTTCCTGCAATCGCGCGACCGCCAGGCCGGTGCGCTGGTGGTCGGCGTGTCGTGCATCCGTCCTGCGTCGGCGGATGCGTTCCGCTATCGCAAGATCGCCCGGATCAAGCCGAAGGGCGGATCGGTGATCACGCTTGCGGCGCATCTTCCACAGAGTGGCGGCCGCGTGACCGGCGCGCGGATCGCGCTGGGATCGATGGCCCCGACCGCCATCCGCGCCAAGGCGGCCGAGCGCGCGCTCGAAGGGCGGCCGTTCGACGCCGGCGCGATCAGTGCCGCCGCTGCTGCGGCGGCCGAGGGAACGGCACCCACCGACAATTCGCTGGCCAGCGCGTGGTATCGCCGCGAAGTGGTCGGCGTCCATCTGCGGCGGCTGTTGTCGGGACAGGAGAGCTAGAGCATGGCCAAGACCCCACTTCAGTTCCGGCACAATGGTCGCGATGTCGCGCTGTTCGTCGACGGCGGCACCAATCTGCTGGTCGTGCTGCGCGAGATGATCGGCGACCTCACGCCGAAATTCGGTTGCGGCCAGGGCGGCTGCGGCGCGTGCACGGTCCTCATCGATGGCGACGCGCACCTGTCTTGTCTGACGCTCGCCGAAGCCGTCGAGGGCCGCGCGGTCGAGACGCTCGACGGCATCAAGAGCGGTCCGAATTTGCATCCGCTGCAGCGCGCCTTCGCCGAGGGTTTTGCCGCGCAATGCGGCTATTGCACGCCGGGCATGCTGATGGCGGCGAAGGCGCTGCTCGACAAGATCCCGCAGCCAAGCCGCGAGCAGGTGGTAGAGGCGATTTCGGGCAACATCTGCCGGTGTACCGGCTACGAGCCGATCATCAATGCGGTGCTGGCGGCGGCCGCGTCGCTGCGCGCGAGTGCGTGAGGAGAGATCGCCATGCTGGAACTGCGCAAGGACATCTTCGCCGACGAGCGCGACGACAATCTCAACGAGGTCGGCAAGGGCACCCAACGCCAGGACATGCTCGGCCATGTCACGGGGACCTCGACCTATTTCAACGATCACAAGCTGCAGGGCATGCTGCATCTGAAGGTCGTGAGGTCGACGCAGCCGCATGCCCGGCTGCGCCGCATCGAGACCAGCGAGGCCGAACGGAGCGAGGGCGTGCGGCGGATCATCCGCGGCAGCGACGTGCCGCGCAATCTCAACACGCTGCTCAGCCTGATCAATTTTGGCAAGGACGATGAGCCGACGCTTGCCGTCGACAAGGTACGCTACCGCGGCGAGCCGATCGTCGCCGTCGTCGCCGAGACGCCGCGCGCGGCGGCCGAGGCGGCGGCCAGGGTACGCGTCGACTATGAGATCTTGCCGGCGGTGTTCGACGTCGAGGAGGCGCTGAAGCCGGGCGCGCCCACCGTCAACGAGACCTATCCGAAGAATACGTTCACCTATCACGACCGCTACGACCACCAGAAGTTGCGCTTTGGCGACGTCGAGCGCGGCTTTGCCGGCGCCGATCATGTCTTGGAACAGCGCTACCAGATGTCGCCGATCGAGCACGCGCCGGTCGAAACCAACGGCTCGATCGCCGCGCCCGACACCAACGGCCGCTACGTGGTCTATACCTCGACCCAGGCGCTGTTCTTCTCGCTCGACACCTGCGCCAAGATCCTCGATCTGCCGTCGAACACATTCCACTTCATCGGCGGCACGGTCGGCGGCGGCTTCGGCGGCAAGGTCGACACGCTGACCGAGCCGCTCGCCATTCTCGCTGCGATGTTGACGGGGCGCCCGGTGCGCTACGTGCTCGGACGAGAGGAGGAGATGCAGTTCGGGCCGCCCCGCGGTGCCGAGCGCATCTACATCAAGGACGGAGTCATGCGTGACGGCCGCATCGTGGCGCGCCAGATCCGCGGCTATTTCGACTCTGGCGCTTATACGCGGCTGTCGAGCTACGCGGTGGTCAAATGCGCCGCGCACCTGCCGGGGCCCTACACGATCCCGAACGTCCATGGCGACATCTACTGCATCTTCACCAACCGCACGCCGGCCACCGCGATGCGCGGCTTCGGCATCACCGGCATGGACTTCGCGCTCGAATGCCAGATGGACAAGCTCGCGCATCTGATCGGCATGGACCCGATGGAGTTTCGTATCCTCAACGCCTATCGCGACGGCGACATGAAGGCGCATCGCCGCGAGGCCAAGAACACCGCGCTGATCGAATGCGTCCAGGTCGCGGCCGAGAAGGCCAAATGGCCGATCCGCGAGGAGTTCCGGCGCATGTCCTCGCGCAAGGATGGCGGCGGGGCGCGGGCGGCTGTTCCCTCCACGCCACGAGAGCCGGTGAGCGCGCGGCCTGCGCCGGCGCAGCAACGCACCAGCTACGATCGTGGTCTCTCGGCGCCGCCACAACCCGAGCCGCCACCACCTCCGCCAACGAGCCCGGCGCCTTCGCCGGGGCACGGCGCGACGCGGTTCTCGTCGGTGTTCGGCACGAGGAGGCGCTGACATGACGAGGCACCGCGGCCGCGGCATGGCGGCGATCAACTATCCCATCGGCATGAATCTCGGCGGCGATCCGAGCCAGGCGCTGGTGCATTCCAACCCCAGCGGCAAGTTCACGGTGGCGCTGTCGTCGATCGATCTCGGGCAGGGCATGAAGTCGGTGACGCGGCAGATCTGTGCCGAGACGCTCGGCGTGCCGGTCGAGGACGTCTATGTCGACACCGCCGATTCCGACACCGGCCCGCATTGCATGGGCTCGTTCGCTTCGCGCGGCACCCATCGCGTCGGCAATGCCGTGATGGCGGCGGCCAAGGAGGCGCGTGGCGTCATGATGGAGGCCGCGGCCGAGGAGCTCGAGGTCAACGCCAGCGATCTCGAAACGGATGGTCGCGGCAACATCCACGTCAAGGGCGCGCCGCATCGCTCGATCTCGGTGAAGGACGTCGCCATCGCCGCGCAGTTCCGCCAGGGCAAGACCATCTCCGGCCGTGGCATCTTCCTGGTGCCGCTGTCGGAGGTGGATCCCGAGACTGGCGAAATGTCCCCGGCGACCTGCTACGCGCATGCCTGTCTCGTCGCCGAGGTCGAGGTCGATGACGAGACCGGCGAGGTCGGCGTGGTCAGGATGGACAGCGCCTATGAGCTGGGACGCGCGCTCAATCCCCGCCTCGTCGAGCAGCAGCTGGTCGGCGGCGCCTGGATGGGCATGAGCCACGCGCTCTACGAGACGACGGAGCCGTACTACCCGGACCCGAAGCAAGGACCGCGCGACTTCGTGGAATACCTGATGCCGGGACCTGGCGACATCTGTCCGCACGACATCGCCGTGCTGGAGCGGCCGGCGCCCGACGGACCGTTCGGCGGCAAGGGCCCTGGCGAGATGTGCGCCAATCCTGTGCTTCCTGCCATCGCGAATGCGATTTTCAACGCCGTCGGCGTGCGCCTCGACGAACTGCCGATCACGCCAGAGAAAGTGCTGCGCGCGATCAAGGCCCAGGGCGGCGCCCGGCCGCAGACGCGGCGGTGACGCAGCATGGTGGTCCGCAGCAACATCGTCGGCATCGACTCGCCGCAGGCGCTGGAAAAGGCACTGCGCGCGGCGTACTATCTCGCCGATGACGGGCTCTCCACCGCGGCCTATCTCGCGCTCGCGCTGGGCAAGCCATTGCTCTTGGAAGGCGCGCCCGGCGTCGGAAAAACCGAGGCGGCGAAGGCAATCGCCGCGGTGCTCGGCCGCAAGCTGATCCGCCTGCAATGCTACGAAGGTATCGACGCTGCTGCGGCGCTCTACGAGTGGAACTATCCGCGCCAGATGCTCGCGATCCGCCAAGCCGGCGAGGAGAGCATCGACATCTATGGCGAGAGCTTTCTGATCGAGCGGCCGATGCTGGCCTGCCTGCGCGCGCCCGATGCGACCGTGCTGCTGATCGACGAGATCGATCGGGCCGACCAGGAGTTCGAGGCGTTCCTGCTCGAATTTCTCTCCGATTTCCAGATATCGATCCCCGAGCGCGGCACGGTGCGCGCCGCGGAGCGGCCGATCGTGGTGCTGACCTCGAATCGGACCCGTGACCTGCACGAAGCGCTGCGCCGACGCTGTGTCTATCATTGGATCGACTATCCCGATGCGGAGCGCGAGGCGCGCATCGTGATGATGCGGGCCTCCAGTGTTGCCGAAGCGACCGCGCGGGCCGTGGTGGCTGCAGTGGCGAAGCTGCGGCGCGAGCCGCTGAGCAAGGCGCCCGGGATTGCCGAGGCGGTCGATTGGGCGGAGGCGGCGACGCTGCTCAACCAGACCGGCGCGCGCTGGCCCGATGCGTTCAAGCGCGCGATTGGCGTCGCGCTGAAGGATGAGGAGGATCTGTCCTTCATCGCGCCGCGGCTCGACGCGCTGCTCGCGGAGGCGATGACATGAGCGAGCCCCGCCTGCCGCAGGCGACCGAGATCTTCGTGACATTCGCTGCGCTGTTGCGGCGAAACGGCTTCGCAATTGCGCCGGAGCAGACCACCGCCTTCCTCGCTGCGATCGAACTGCTGGGGCCTGTCAGCATCGAGGATATCCGTCGTGCCGGGACGGCGACCCTCGCGCCGCCTCCGGAGCGGCTCGCGACCTACAATCTGCTGTTCGACGTCCATTTTGGTGTCGCCGAGGCAACGGCCTTCAGCGAGAGCGACAGGCAGGACGATGTCGTGCGTCTCCAGGAGGAAGGGGACGGCGCTGTCGGTCCCGATCTCGCCGAGGAGCAGAACGAGTCAGGTCTGGCTGCGACGCGCGTTGAAGCGCTGGTCGCCCGCCGCTTGGCTGCGACGACGGGCGGCCATGCCCTGCAGCGCCTCGCGCGTCAGGCGCGTGCAAAACTGCCGAAACGGCGTGGCCACCGGCGCATGCGCGCGCGGCGCGGCAGCTTCGTGGACCTGCGCCGGACCCTGCGCGAGA contains:
- a CDS encoding (2Fe-2S)-binding protein, which gives rise to MAKTPLQFRHNGRDVALFVDGGTNLLVVLREMIGDLTPKFGCGQGGCGACTVLIDGDAHLSCLTLAEAVEGRAVETLDGIKSGPNLHPLQRAFAEGFAAQCGYCTPGMLMAAKALLDKIPQPSREQVVEAISGNICRCTGYEPIINAVLAAAASLRASA
- a CDS encoding SRPBCC family protein, whose protein sequence is MARVYVSTVVSARNDRVWARVRDFNGLPNWHPAIAESRIEGGEPADKIGCVRDFRLRNGDRIREKLLGLSDYDMFCTYSILESPMGVSNYVATLRLTPVTDGDKTFLEWTAEFDCAPEREADLVASIGGGVFQGGFDALKRAFGG
- a CDS encoding flotillin family protein, producing MSGALIGELILWLIIAIIVIVVAVYIVNWLYHRSSKEVSFVRTGFLGERVVINGGAFVLPFIHDYTPVNMNVLPMGITRARQDAVITRDRMRVDVEADFYVRVQPTREAVSIAAATLGRRTLEPERLHALLSGKFISAMRSVAAEMTMEQMHEQRGDYVSRLKAAAAEALAQNGLELESVAITDLDQTDLEFFNPSNRFDAEGLTRLMEDIESKRKLRNDIEQDSMIKIRTRNLEAEREALDIERESETARLEQERDIEMRRALQRTEVARERALRETEAEQAQIMAREAIEKARIANELTIAEARIAAERDTRQREIERTRAVEERELLAREDIEKARIANQRAIDAARIESEREVRQRDIERTRTIEEAEIAAREAVEKARIQQDRVVSDARIANDEETRRREIERTRAIEQAEIAAREATEKARIAQTMIVNLERISSDERTRATEIAQVRNIQEAEIEAQKAVEAARIAREQALSAERIAAEHATRRLEIERNQGIEIAGIAAREATEASRIAQEERVRALEIARVRTIEEADIASREAIEAARIAQELAVAAKRIQSEKETRSLEIERTEAVEAADLKRREAVERRRIEVELALEAERIASSRTREVLNIDHKKAIELADETRVIELAAKRAERIDADRQVKEAEIVARRQVETADVSREQALEAVRLERRRAIEQLEVARVQSLQEAEIAAREEVERARIASDRGLDEARIGRERELRKLEVNREKDVETALMEKAIALYQKSLEESAAKVAAEEARSRATEAAEKVVTARESEIARRRKTVEVLLAEKQAEETRIAAEAERVRAAVEAEAQKLLNEAENVLTDQARYSLFRRKLLDRIEGIVRESVKPMEKIEGIRILQVDGLNGNGGNGNGGRSATDEVIDSALRYRVQAPLIDSILSDIGVEGGSLAKMPGLIREARDMQGIRKETSARKETGGGAGSGEGSPSEPPTDRGPRKKG
- a CDS encoding ABC transporter permease encodes the protein MNDVRRSAPALEVRGLDVYYGHSHALQGVDLRLDSGVFSLVGRNGMGKTTLCKAIMGLLRPSAGTVRLRGNDITGLNPARIARLGVGYVPQGRRLWRSLSVDEHLRLAAGLRRGAWTVERVYETFPRLAERRNNGGGQLSGGEQQMLAISRALLTNPQLLIMDEPTEGLAPVIVAQVEEMLIRLSQDGDMAVLVIEQNIGVATAISSRVAIMVNGRINRIIDSARLAADRELQQRLLGVGQHAGDETDLGTGEVQERPAARAAVSTTPKAAPVKVYVSNPVLPTRWSQPVPIAQIEAKARTLSTSVSRLDEAARQGRERAAPITSGPPAVIVAGTLDTKGDELRFIRDLVASHGLRTRLVDLSTSGRHTSCDVSAQEIALNHPRGGPAVFGADRGASVTAMAEAFGRWLRRQDNVAGIISAGGSGGTSLVAPGMRELPVGVPKLIISSVASGDVGAYVGPADIAMMYSVTDVQGLNSISRAVLSNGAHALAGMVMARQRKPAIADSTRPQRPAIGITMFGVTTPAVQKLTAELRDDYECLVFHATGVGGRSMEKLVDSGMLAGVIDLTTTEVCDLLMGGVFPATEDRFGAIIRSRVPYVGSVGALDMVNFGAPETIPERYRGRKFHVHNPQVTLMRTTAAENAQMGRWIGERLNRMDGSVRFLLPEKGVSALDAPGQPFFDREADEALFRSLEQTVRQTSSRRLIRVPHHINDNEFAAVVVGAIRPMLGRLPARRRQAR
- a CDS encoding SRPBCC family protein yields the protein MPHVVKSTIIDAPTEAVWEVLRDFNGHDRWHPAVATSAIERSQTSDKIGCVRRFRLKDGSELREQLLALSDLEQSFSYCLLDTPVQLFNYVAHVRLLPVTDGDRTFWHWESRFTTRPELAEALSRMVAEDIYQAGFEAIRSHLKQAA
- a CDS encoding FAD binding domain-containing protein; the protein is MPVTVKTFQAASEAASALSSDRAARYLGGGTLVMRDLNEGDVSIATVIRATDRTLQGIDAAGARIRIGAGVTFARVLAERDLAFLHPAARSIGGPAVRNMGTVGGNLFAPAPFGDFTVALLALDGIVSLQGSFGVRDMPIEEFLQSRDRQAGALVVGVSCIRPASADAFRYRKIARIKPKGGSVITLAAHLPQSGGRVTGARIALGSMAPTAIRAKAAERALEGRPFDAGAISAAAAAAAEGTAPTDNSLASAWYRREVVGVHLRRLLSGQES
- a CDS encoding phosphoenolpyruvate hydrolase family protein; this encodes MPRYERAPLLKKFRDMVRRGVPIIGGGAGTGLSAKCEEAGGIDLIVIYNSGRYRMAGRGSLAGLMAYGDANAIVVEMASEVLPVVKSTPVLAGVNGTDPFRDMDVFLDELKALGFSGVQNFPTVGLIDGTFRANLEETGISYALEIDMIGRAHDKDLLTTPYVFNEAQAAGMAIAGADIIVCHLGLTTGGSIGAQTAPKLEDCPGLIDSWASAALSVNPEILVLAHGGPIAEPSDADFIMKHTKNCHGFYGASSMERLPVERALTEQVRHFKAISARPRRV